One segment of Carya illinoinensis cultivar Pawnee chromosome 1, C.illinoinensisPawnee_v1, whole genome shotgun sequence DNA contains the following:
- the LOC122301699 gene encoding tryptophan N-monooxygenase CYP79A68-like, whose protein sequence is MFYSFLFFTMRAVNHGYGEKIMFPMVLTSISAFLTMLIFLFPIILLIKRKPNGKNIKQTPALPPGPTPWPIVGNLPEMWRNKPAFRWIHGLLESLNTEIACIRLGGVCVIPVKSPELAREFLKKHDIVFASRPLFMSNKYASRGFKSTVLVPWGDQYKKMKKLVASQIINSKTTRWLLNKRTEEADNLVRFIYNQCKNAAIDSLADDQSITGSVVDVRLAARHYCGNVIRKMIFNRRYFGKGKKDGGPGVEEVEHIEALFTILDHLNAFALSDYLPCLTALDLDGHGKIVSEAMKIVTSYEDPIVDERLRQWREGEKTEAEDLLDAFILAKDSNGKAAFSVEEIKAQITELVLATVDNPSNCIEWTLAEMLNQPELLQKAVKEIDRVVGKKRWVEESDIPQLNYVKACAREGFRLHPVAPFNVPHVSMQDATVAGYFIPKGSHVILSRYGLGRNPRVWKEPLRFKPDRHLKKEDGSSMADDPEVELAEHELRFISFSTGRRGCMGIALGSAMTVMLLARLLQGFSWSLPPNQEEIDLSESVNELFMAKPLLAHAKPRLAASLYPAE, encoded by the exons ATGTTTTATTCCTTCCTATTCTTTACCATGAGGGCCGTCAACCATGGTTATGGCGAAAAAATCATGTTTCCGATGGTCTTAACCTCGATCTCTGCCTTTCTTACCatgctcatttttctttttcctatcaTATTATTGATCAAGAGGAAACCCAATGGGAAAAACATCAAGCAAACTCCAGCGCTCCCACCGGGCCCAACACCGTGGCCAATAGTTGGAAACCTCCCGGAAATGTGGAGGAATAAGCCAGCATTTCGGTGGATACATGGCCTTCTGGAATCACTCAATACGGAAATCGCTTGTATACGTCTAGGAGGTGTTTGTGTTATTCCGGTAAAATCACCGGAACTTGCCCGGGAGTTCTTGAAAAAGCACGATATCGTGTTTGCATCAAGACCTCTTTTTATGTCGAATAAATATGCTAGTCGCGGCTTTAAGTCTACAGTTTTGGTGCCGTGGGGTGATCAATATaagaagatgaaaaagttggTGGCTTCTCAGATAATCAACTCAAAAACAACTCGGTGGCTACTCAATAAGAGGACCGAAGAAGCTGATAATCTTGTTCGTTTCATTTATAATCAGTGTAAGAATGCTGCGATTGACAGCCTTGCGGATGATCAGTCAATTACTGGTTCAGTTGTGGACGTGAGACTTGCTGCACGTCATTACTGTGGAAATGTCATTAGGAAGATGATATTCAACAGAAGGTACTTTGGCAAAGGAAAGAAGGATGGAGGACCTGGAGTTGAGGAAGTCGAACACATTGAAGCACTTTTCACCATACTCGACCATCTTAATGCATTTGCTTTATCGGATTACCTGCCATGCTTAACAGCACTAGATTTAGATGGTCATGGGAAGATTGTAAGTGAGGCTATGAAGATCGTTACTAGTTATGAAGATCCGATCGTCGATGAGAGATTACGGCAATGGAGAGAAGGAGAGAAGACGGAGGCCGAGGACTTGCTCGACGCTTTCATTTTGGCAAAAGATTCGAATGGGAAAGCAGCTTTTTCAGTGGAAGAGATCAAAGCTCAAATAACG GAACTGGTGCTTGCAACAGTGGATAATCCTTCCAACTGCATAGAGTGGACACTAGCAGAAATGCTCAACCAACCGGAGCTCCTACAAAAAGCTGTAAAAGAAATTGACAGGGTAGTTGGGAAGAAGAGATGGGTTGAAGAATCCGATATTCCACAGCTCAATTATGTCAAGGCTTGTGCAAGGGAAGGTTTCCGGCTTCACCCAGTTGCACCCTTTAACGTCCCCCATGTCTCAATGCAAGACGCGACTGTGGCTGGCTATTTCATCCCGAAAGGAAGTCATGTCATCTTGAGCCGATATGGTCTCGGCCGCAACCCTCGCGTCTGGAAAGAACCCTTGAGGTTCAAACCAGATCGACATCTGAAGAAGGAGGATGGATCATCGATGGCTGATGATCCAGAGGTGGAACTTGCAGAGCATGAGCTGCGCTTCATTTCGTTCAGTACGGGAAGGCGAGGTTGCATGGGCATCGCGCTCGGCTCTGCCATGACTGTGATGCTTTTGGCAAGGCTTCTTCAAGGATTTTCGTGGAGTTTGCCGCCGAACCAAGAGGAGATTGACCTCTCTGAGTCCGTGAATGAACTTTTCATGGCCAAACCCTTACTTGCACATGCAAAGCCACGTTTGGCGGCTTCACTTTATCCTGCTGAATaa